In the Salvia miltiorrhiza cultivar Shanhuang (shh) chromosome 8, IMPLAD_Smil_shh, whole genome shotgun sequence genome, ATTTTAGTGGCTTTGTCTTTTTCATTGCAGTTTGCAAATTTACTTCAACATCACTCTACGAACTACGTGAGTTATAGTCCATTCTTGCTTTGTATTATTAAGAATTTCAGATGAGAGATATATATAGTTATAGATTTTGTTTGGCCATCTCCAATAGTATATGTTTTCTATTTTTACAATAGATGAAAATATGAGAatatcttttattatatttatttgtaatCATGTGTAAtacttattaaaataaataaatgaaatttaaGAAACTTAAAttcatttcattaataaaaaaaattataaatgaaatgGGAGGTAAGTATGTGTGGTTCACAATGacatttggtgtaaataatgagttatctgagaatatttattatatattgactttttattttaagaaatgacctattgaattgagacggGAGAATATTTCTTCTATCATACATAATTGAACTAATTTTGGTAGTATTAGTTTGTAGGGATATTTtccgtaaaatacacgaactttcagtaaattctgatttttcccatgatccttaaaattagaaaaaaaaatacgccacatttcgattttttctaattttttccaCGGGTATGAAATACCCCTAAATAGAAGCTAAATTTAGGACTTTTGACTTGGATTTTTTGATACCTAAGCGTGACAGATAATAAAGGTGGCATAATAAATCCGATGCATCAGCTTGGGTATCAACAAATCTAAGTCAAAAGTCCTAAAATCAACTTCTATTTGGGGGTTTATTTCATACCCAtggaaaaaataagaaaaaatagaaagatggtgtattttttttttcaaattttaaagatcatggaaaaaatcagaatttgttgaaagttcgtgtattttacgtcAAATAATCCTAGTTTGTAACTATAAATTAACGAAATAGTTTAATGCAACGAACACTtttgtttcaaattttaaagatcaCGGGAACAATAGTTTAATTGCGTTAAAAATAGTGcaattcaaatcaaatcaagcgCTAATTAGAAGCTCTTAAGCTCAATAAGACAAAACACCGacaatttttttacaaattaatttcaaaatcaagTTTTTCTACAGTACCTCAGATTTATTGAAATTTCCTCTCTTTATTTCTTCTTTATAAGCTCACCAATCGCAAGCAAGATTTATGGTATGaattaatcaaaataatttattcgtcttttaattttataattgatCGTAAATGGACAAAAATAAGgacaataaattatattcattgAGCAATACATATGTATGAAGTGAACAGGCAACTTACTCTTCTGTCggcattttgaatttttagcaaaaatatctttaatttattattttgatctTGTATATGACCATAACTTTGctcgtaattttattttaagcatgGGTATGTTTTCGTAAAcaataatttaatactccctcggTCCCAGCTAACTAGATCACTTTCTTTTTGGCATGAGTTTTCAAGAATTAGTGTTAAGATTGAtagatgaaaaaataaaaaatataaataaaaggaaagtgatcaAAATAGTTGAGACAATCCAAAAATGAATACTGATTAAGTTAATTGGGACGGGGGAGTGTTATATTTGAAAACAACTATTActattaagttaaattagtgtATTTTTCTATATAAAACTCTACTTGATAAATTAAGCATaatttatgtatatatgttCTAAAGTGGTGGAGCAAAGCCAACCTAAAGGTGTGAGAAAAGGGGCCCTTTCCCTTGAAATAATGTTGATGAAATGTCTCTCTCAAGTATGCTGGCTGTCAGCTTTGTGTATAATTGCATAACAAGcatgtcccacaattttattcCACTATTGCAACAATAGATATTTAAGTGATACCATGACAAACCAGTAATGTACCTAATGCATCCATCAAATATTAATACCTACCATTCTTTGGGTACCATCTCAAACCCATTGGGCTTTTCCCTCATTTATTGCATTATCTGGCATTTCACATTTGCCCCCATCAAATATTCTCTTCAATTTTCTTTCAAACATGTTAGATAATTACGATGAtacatgtattattattattattattattattattattattattattattattattattattattatgtgtgaTGCATGAAAATAAACACGTAAttgatttaaaatttcaattttgtttaattaataataattcttgtaaatattaaaaatcaataattcAAACAAACAAAAAGTAGAATACTACCAAAATGATTTAACAACACGCGCGCACACACACTCTATGATACAatataggagagagagagagagagatttgagatGCGTAGTAGAATGGAGTGAGAGGATGTTCTTGATGGTAGGGAGAGAGTAGTGCTTGGCGAGGAGGTCGTTCATGGCGTCGTTGTCGACGGCGCAGACGGTGATGGTGCGGCGGTGGCTGATCTCGTCGGCGAGGTGGGTCACCGTGAGGTAATGATTGAAGGTGGAGGGTTTAATTGCATCGAATTTGATTGAAAGTTACaggtttaattgcaccaaatgTGGTGGAACTTACCACTTacgaaatgaaaataaaataaaataataagaaacgACGTTAAACGGCCGTTTGGGGAAGAATTTAATTGCATCGAATTTGGAACATCGTGAGGTTGATTGATCCTATGTCAAGTATACGGGACTAAACGTCATATGAGTGTCTATGTTAGAGATGTAATTGCTATTTAAtccatataaaaataaaactaatttttCGTTCTCTTTAGGATTCGAACGAAGGTGTTGCATTCATCCATTAAAATAATGCATCAAAATatatgtacttttttttttttttggaataagCATGTGAGTTATGTATCCAATTTATTAATGTGTTAAAGATACCATATATAGATGGATTCAGAGCAAAATATCAACACAACCACCGTAGGTGACAGTATGGGCCACGCACACGTAAAGCCCGTCATAGAATGGGCTTGTCCCTCATTAGTGTGCATTTAACAAATAGGCCCATGAAAGCATGGCCCTTGCCCTCAGCTGCTTGTTTAATCAAACGGTTTCGCACAAAAGAGTTTAAAcagtttttttagtttttctttccaaagtaaaaaaaaaaattggtggctGTGGGGTTCGAACCCACGCGCACTTATGTGCAGAAGATCTTAAGTCTTCCCCCTTAACCTCTCGGGCAAACCACCAGAATGTTTGGTTGACTTATCCTTTAACTATAAATTTTATTCAATCTTCTCTCAGAATAGAAGTCTCCAGATAATAGGCACTTTCTCTGTCTATCCTCGTTTATAAGTTTATAACCCACCCTCTCTCATCAGCTTCCATTTCTGTAACCCTAATCGCGAGGATCACTCgatccaaataaaaaaaatcttctcGTTCTGCTTGAAATTTTGCGATGGCGGAGCATTTGGCGTCAATTTTTGGTACAGAGAAGGACAGGGTGAACTGCCCATTCTACTTCAAGATCGGCGCGTGCAGGCACGGCGACCGCTGCTCCCGCCTCCACACGAAACCGAGCATCAGCCCCACACTCCTGCTCTCCAACATGTACCAGCGCCCCGACATGATTACTCCCGGTGTCGACGCTCAGGGACAGCCGATCGACCCCAAAAAGATGCAGGAACACTTCGAGGTTGCATTTCCCCCCCTTCTCCGTCTCTCGTTGTTATGGATTTGTTATTGAATTTGACGTTGTTTGTTTTCTCTGTGTTTCTCTTTTCCGAATTTTTGTTTGGTgatatttgttttgatttattatttattttttcggcGATTGTGCATTTACGGATCCTGTGTCGTGTTGAGTTGAAGATGATAATCAGTGATTCACTTACTTTTGGATTTTGTAGCTAGTTTTCTTTGAAATTGTATTTTTAGCGATTACATAAGTGTTATGTTACtctgatttttatttttcaatacttGTGAGTTGTGAGGATACTCAGGATAATTGAACCTTTTGATTGTTGATGTTGTTTTAGCGTCATTATTAGGTATCTGTTAATTCTTTGTTGCCTTGTGACGTATAATCTAAGGTTGCCTACAATCAATAATTGGATGAATTTCAAGCATTGACACGCTTCGTATAGAGGATTGTTGATTTGGTGGATAGATATTCTAATGAATAGAATgttgatatgatcaaattaataAACCTATCCTATGTATACTTACATGCATTAAGGCAAAAAAGATggataaatgaaaattttatttaccACCTTTTAAGTGGGATGCATTATACTCACTCAAAACAAGAACAATCAATTCCTTATGCATCCTTAGCCACCACAGGAAATGAGGCCATAGTGAATCGTGTTTGTATTTTATCTAGAAACAGAATTTGGTGGGTTTTACTAGTGTACTTTTTAGGTATGCTCTCTGATATTGTTTTTTAATGTAAGTGCGATTTCATGGGAAACCTTTTGGTTTATGGTCAATTATACTTTTCTTCATTGTGACGTTGTGTAGGTCTTTTTTGTCGTGATACTGGATAACTGTATTTATGTTTCCTTTTAATCTGGTGTTGTAGGATTTTTATGAAGATTTGTTTGAGGAGCTTAACAAATACGGGGAGATTGAAAGCTTGAATGTTTGCGACAATCTAGCTGATCATATGGTAAATTTTTCATACAGATTCTGTATCTTCTGAAATTGGTCTTTCAAATATGACGTTAGATTGTTTTTCTGGAAGGTTGGCAACGTTTATGTCCAATTTAGGGAGGAAGAGCATGCTGCGAATGCTCTTAAAAATCTGACTGGACGGTTCTATGCAGGTAATGATTTTTTCCTTATTTCCGCATACCAGTTCCTTTATCTATAGTTATCTTTTGTTTTTGCATTGGATTCTTTTCAAGGGAAGGAATATAGTCCATTATATTTTACATGTAGAAAATTCTTCTGAGTTATTGTGTGATTCTACAGGGCGCCCCATCATTGTTGATTTCTCTCCTGTGACTGATTTTCGTGAAGCCACCTGTAGGCAGTATGAGGAGGATGCATGTAACCGTGGTGGCTACTGTAACTTCATGCATCTGAAAAGGATTAGCAGGTGATTTAATTGTTTGTACTAAAGCAAATGCCACAAATGTAGGTTGAGCAGTATTACAACTAATACTTCTTCTCACTAGGGAGTTGAGGCACCAATTATTTGGGAGGCGTAGGAGTAGACACGGCCATAGCAGGAGCAGGAGTCCATATCGGCACCGTAGCTATGATGACCGTTCACATGGGAGTCGGAGTCAGAGCAGAAGGTATGATGACCATGATCACCATGACAGTCGAAGGAGGCGCAAGAGCACAAGTCCAAGAAGTAGGAGGGGTAGAAGCCGAAGTCCAGGTGGCAGGAGGAATCGTAGTCCTATTAGGGAAGGAAGTGAAGAGAGGCGTGCTAAGATTGAGCAGTGGAATAGGGAGAAGGAAGAAGCAGAACGTGCTAGCAGCAAGGCAAATACTGGTGGTGAGGACCATAGAGCTAAAAATGACCACTACGACAATGATGGTGGAAACGATGAACCAACTCAGCATAATGGATATGGATATTGACGATATTAGAACTGGTTTGTTCTCGCTCTCTCTCCACCTTTATTCTGGATTTGTTCACAGTGAACAGTTTTCATTACGAATGACCTGTCTTAAAAAATAGCTTACTGCGCATTTTCCACTGTGCAGGTGGTGTGCAGGTTTTCAATTCTGTCATATGGaacatgataattttttttgctaaCTTTATGTTTCTTAGTTATCTCTCTTGATTATGTCgtgattttttttacttttttgctGAGAGGTGTTGTATGATTTTGGGTGTCCACAAATATCGCCTTCAGCCCTAAACCTTTTGAAGCCTAGAgctgtatttttctttttgactTTTAGTTCCCGCCCGTCTCCTTTAAGTCAAATTTACCTCCTTGATCCATTTATATGTTTGTATGTCATCTGTGCTAGGAAGCTATGCTAGCTCTGATATATATTTCCTAAAATGGTATTGGTACTCTTCTAGCTGTGCTCATGATTTTGTGTGCACACAACATCATTGTCTTGTATTTCTACAAAAAGTTTTAATGCAAGTTTCATAACCTCTCCTACTTTAGGAATATCTGTAATATTGATAAACAGTTCAGTGTTTCATGAGATTTCATTTCTTGCATGTCTATATTGGCTATTGGAGGGTTCTTCATTATTTCAGTTGCATCTTTGCCTCTCATGACTTCCCATTACCGACCTTGCTAATTTGGCCTGTGTCTGCCTTAGTTGTTCCTTGTAAAGCATTGTGTCTGTGTTTGTGTGTGCAGTCAGGTATCCTGTAGCCACAAAACAACGAGGCTAGTGAGTTTTCGCATAttgttccaatttttttttccgagTATATATAGTTGCAGATCTCACCCCGATTTACTAGTTTTGCAGGTCCAGGTACCCTGCTTAGAAAGATATTGAGCACAGATTTTAATTATAGGTTACCATGGAAATTGTACAGGTAATTTGGTTGCAGTGACGGAAGCGTTGTAATTGCAGGGCGACGTCGGCTTGAGGCTCCCGTGGAGGTTGAGTTGTAGATTCCAAAATTATTacttaattttttctttctaggGACATGCAGATGCTGTTGGACCGTTGGTTTTCATTTGGCTAGTTTGATCCGCTTTCGCCTATTTTGGTAGAGAACCAATGTTGTAATTCTGTATCTTGTATCTCTTTCCTCTTTTCTTTTCACATTTCTGTAGTGTTTTCTAGACTCTGATAACTACCTAGAAATGCGTTTCTACGAGATTATCAAGGAATTTACAACATGATTCTGAATATTTTGCCTCTTTATtcgtatttttttcaatatatatatatatgatactCTGCGAGGTCCAATGCTCTTGCTGTTAAATTCTGGGTATGGTTTGGATTATGTATATTAATAGCAGTGATAAGTTAAAGTGCTGTAGTGATTGATCAGTCTTGTTTTAGTGATAGTGATTTCTTTGAAGGTTGGGACGCTAATAAATTCCGCTGTCATTTCGGAAATTCAGTTTAAGTTGATTATCCAAAATGATGACTAATTATCTAATTATTGTTTCACTCTCCAAATTCCCCCAATCGTCTCATGAAATGGCTGAAACATTTTTTTCACGTGCAAAATTGGTATCTCACGTGGTACAGTATCAACAAACATGGTACAGTAGTATTAATAAACCTTAAACCATGATTAATTGTTTTTACAGTAATAATTACTACTCTACCGATTTATGCACAACTCAGCAATCACTAGAAAGAAAAACTTTTGACGAgaagaaaaaattattcaaatcaTTGTACAAGTGTTATATTCATGAACGGTAGTTAAACTGACTAATTTAAATATTCATGAACTCCTTTCGAGCAAGGTCCACTgaattttacaagttttttaTTAATCATTTCGatgtcttccccttcacatttAATTGACTCTAAAAAGTATTTGAGGAAAAGACAAATTAAAATTGGTGTCCACTGTCTCACCTCATAAATTAGACCAATAATAGATCTGCGATGCATGAACATGAAAATTCTAGACTAAATTGTGGATCCAAATTATTGGGCCATCTCTCAATCTCCccacaaaaaaaattgtgcCCCCTCGTCTATATGTAAAAACAAGCTTCTCGAATTAAAAAGTTGCAGGTATAAATCTCCATCGTTATtacacatgtatatatatatatatatatatatatatatatatatattaaaacaaTATTATGCGttttatatgtaaataaatatagATACATTCTTGCGTGTGATAAAGTCCATGaaaacaaattcataaaaaatgtGTAGAATAGATGGTGCATTCCATGATCAATTTGCATAAGTATTTCCTAATGATGGAATCAATGTAGATACATGTACACTATATTATCAACACGCTACTTGATATAGAATCTTAAAAATGACATTATTATAAAGTAGGAGCCACTTGATTCCTTCAATACTTTTGTTAAATAaggtatataaattatataggaAAATGTCAAATAC is a window encoding:
- the LOC131000152 gene encoding splicing factor U2af small subunit B-like, whose protein sequence is MAEHLASIFGTEKDRVNCPFYFKIGACRHGDRCSRLHTKPSISPTLLLSNMYQRPDMITPGVDAQGQPIDPKKMQEHFEDFYEDLFEELNKYGEIESLNVCDNLADHMVGNVYVQFREEEHAANALKNLTGRFYAGRPIIVDFSPVTDFREATCRQYEEDACNRGGYCNFMHLKRISRELRHQLFGRRRSRHGHSRSRSPYRHRSYDDRSHGSRSQSRRYDDHDHHDSRRRRKSTSPRSRRGRSRSPGGRRNRSPIREGSEERRAKIEQWNREKEEAERASSKANTGGEDHRAKNDHYDNDGGNDEPTQHNGYGY